The stretch of DNA AGCCAGGACCCGTCCAAGCGCCCCGGGGCCCACGCCTTCCAGGTCTCCGAGGAGGATTGGGAAAGGCTCCTAAAGGCCCTCCCCGGCCCCGCCGACCTCATGGTGGAGGCCAAGGGGAAGGAAAAGAGGCTCCCCCAGGGCGCCCTGGCCCTAAGAGGGGCTAGGGGAGGAGGACGGGCCTAGTTCCCTCCCAAGAACGCCCGCGAGGGCCTTACCAACGCGAGCCTATGGGCGAAAAGGGGAAGCCAACAGCGCACCTCTGGCGGGAAGGGGACGGGTGGGGGGCGCCGAGGCACCCCCTCCCCTACCGGCAGGGGAAGGGGCTAAAGGGCCCTTGGCTCCTAGCCCTCTCCCCAAAGGGAAGCCCCGGGAGGTTTGGGAAGGGGAGGCTTGGGAGCCCGAGGGGGTAGGGGTGCCCCTCCCTAGGGAAACTGCCCCAGGCACCCCCCAAAGCCTCCCCCACCCTGGGCGTCCCGGGAAGGGGTTGAGGCGCCCGGGCCACGGCCCCACCGAGGAAAGCCCAAGAAGCCGCCACCCGGACCCTCAGGGGAGCAAGGCCTCAAGCTCCCTGAGCAACCCTTCCACCAGGCGCCGCCTTTCGGAGGGAAGGGCCTCGAGGTCCAGGCGGCTGAGCCTGGCCACCACCTCCCGGTACCAGGGCCTCGGGGCCCCCTCCCGCTTCAGGGCCTCCCGCACCTTGGCCTTTAGGTCCCGGAGGGAAAGCCCCGCCTTCGCCTCCTCCAGGAGGGCCCTCCGGAGGGTGTCGTCCTTCACCTTCTTCAGTTCCAGGGCGGCGGTGTAGGGGATGGAACCGGCCTCGAGGGCCTCCTTTAGGTCCTCGGGGAGCCCTAGGAGAGGAAGCCGGTTTTGCACGAAGGACTCCCAGGTCATGCGCCCGAGGAGGCGGAAAACCTCCTCCACCTTCTGGGCCTCAGGGTTCCCCATAACGTTATGGGGAACTTTCCCCCTGGCTTCGTCACGCATCCGGTGGAGCAGGCTCACCACCTCTTCCCTGCTCTTCCCTAGCTCCAGGGCGAGGAGGTCCAGGATCCCCACCGTCTCCTCGTAGGGGTTCAGGTCCTCCCGCTGGAGGTTCTCCATGAGGGCGATGGCGGAGGCGGCCTTCTCGTCCACCTCCAGGACCACCACCGGCACCTCCGTGAGGCCCGCCATCTGGGCCGCCCGGTACCGCCTCTCGCCCGCCACGATCTCGTACTTGCCGCCCTCCAAGGGGCGGACCAGGAGGGGCTCCAGGACCCCGTGGGCCCGGATGGACTCCACCAGGGCCTGGAGGGAGGCCTCCTCAAAGCGGCGCCGGGGCTGGGGACGGGGTACGAGTTCGCCCAGGAGGGCCACGGAGGAGGCGGGGCGCTTGGCCTCCTCCACCAAGCCCTTGAGGTAAGCCCGGATGGCGCTCACGCCACCACCTCCTCAAAGCGGAACACCTGTTCCAACAGGAAGTCAGCGAGCCGGGCGATCTCCTCCGCCGCCTCCTTGTCCCCCGTGAGCTGGATGGGTACCCCCTCCTCCGTGGCCCGGCGGTGGGGGCCCGGACGATAGGCGATGCGGGGAGCCACGGGGGCGACCTCCTCCAACTCTTGGATGGTTTCCAGGACCCGGTTGTCCCCCGCGGTGCGGGCATCGTACTTGGTGGGGATGAAGGTGCGAATGATATGGCTCCGCCCAGCCACCGCCTCGGGGTCCACCTTGCGCAGGGCCTCCCGGTACTCCTTGGCCACCCCGATCACCGCCCTCAGGGCCTGCACCCCCTTGGCCCCGGTTTCCACGGGGACCAGGAGGCCGTCCCCCGCCAAGGCGGCCATCACCGCCAAGGAACCCAAGGAGGGGAGGGAGTCCACCAAGACCAGGTCGTAGCCCTCCACCCTCTCCAAAGCGGTGCGCAGGGCCAGGGCCCCCAGGGGCTTCCGGTCTAACTCCAGCTCCCCCACGGCCAGGTTCACGGAGGCGGGGATGAGGTGGAGGTTCCGGCCCACCTCCCTGGGCGCCGGCAACAGGTCCTGGCGGATGACCCGAAGGAGCGTCTCCTCGTCCTGGACGCCGCTCGGGTCCACGCCTAGCCAGGCGGTGAGGTTGGCCTGGGGGTCGGCGTCAATGAGGAGGACCCGGTACCCCCTCGAGGCCAGCTCAAAGCCCAGATCCCGGGCCAAAGAGGTCTTCCCGGCCCCGCCCGCATGGGTGAAGAGGGTGTAGACCTGCGTCCCCCGCTCGGGGCCCTCCACCTCCTCGGGAATGTACCAATAGTGCCCGAGGCGCATGGCCTCCACCCGGCCCTCCTTGATCCACTTCCGGGCCAGGCTCTCCGAAATCCCCTCCTTCCGGGCCCACTCCGTGAGGGGAACCAGCCTTTCCCGTTTCATGAGGGAAGGCTACCAGGAAAGTGCGCGTTTGCGCAAGGGGCGGGTGCGGGCCGCCTCACCCGGCCGGGATGCCCCCCGGCACCGGCCAAGGGCGCACGGCCCCTAAAGCGTCCTTTCCGGGAAAGGCCCAAGGGGTAGGCCCGGCGAAGGGGCACCGTCTCCGTCCTCGGGGCGTGGACCCCGGATGGACTAGGTGGCCCCAGGCGCAGGAGCACGGCCTTTGCCGCTTTCCAAAGAGGCCTTTTGGGCCGAAGCCGCCACCTCCCAAAACCCGTATTCCACGGAAAAGCGGCCGCGGCCCAAGCCCCGCCGGGCATCGGGCCCCGGCTCCTCTCCCCGGCCTCCGGGGCACCCCGCCCCCTAGCGCCGGGCAAAGGCGGTCACGAAGACGATCTCGCACGCCCCTGCCCCCGTGTCCTGGCGGGTGGTGGAGGTCCGCCAGAAAAACCCATCCGGCCCGTACACGTTCACCAGATAACCCGCAAAGCGCACCACCTGGCCCGGCCGTGCCCGGGCAAGGGCCCCTTCCACCCCTGGACTGGCGGGGATAAGGTGCATGTTGGCGCTGCTTTCCCCTATCTCCCCAAGGGGAATGGGGGGTTCTCCGGAACCTGCGTAGAAGTAGAAGCGGTCCGCCTGCCAGATGCGCATGCGGCTCAGGACGGCGGTGTCCGACATCCTGCCCCAGCCCAGGGCGAAGTCCCACGGGGCGATGGCCGCCCCCCGGTCAAAGCGGTAGCGGCGCTTGCTGAGAAGCCGGGCCTCCAGGGCAAACCGGGCCACGGGCTCCAGCCGGTAGGCGCCCTTCACCAGGACGCGGGGGTCCTCCGGCCCCAAGGGGCTTTGCGCCGGGGGGTGGGGCGCCAGGACCCCCGGGGGCGGGGGCTTGGGCCGCCCCCAAAGCCACCCCACCCCGAGGGCGAGGGCCAGGACCAGGAGGAGCCTACCCATCCCCCTCCCCCAAGGGGAAGACCTTGGCCCGCCCATAGCCCAAGGCTGTCTTGGCCCCCACCCCGGCGAAGAAGGCAAACCGGCCCAAGGCCCAAAGCCAAAGGCGTTCCTCCTCCGTGGCCCTGGGGAGGTGGTAGACCACCCGGCCCACAAAGCCCGCGGCGTCCACCTCCGTCTCCGCCTTAAGGGTGCGCCCCTCTAGCCAGCGCACCGTGGTCCTCTCCAAAAGGGCCTCCCGCACCCCCTCCGGGGCCTTGAGGGGCCCGAAGGCCTCGAGGCGCCTCAGGAGGCTCTCCATCACCAGCCTCGGCTCGGGCACGGGGTAGTGCACCCCCTTGCGCCGGAAGAAGGTGGGGGCGTGGAAACGCAGGGGAAGGTCTGGCCCCCCGGGGTTTTGGAAAAGCCTCGGGTAGGTGGTGATCCCTGCCCAGGGGTGCCCCTCCTGGAGCACCGCCTTCAGGCGGAAGGGGGAGCCCAGCCGCACCTCCTGGCCCTCGAGGGCGAAGAGGAGAGGGGAGAGCCGGGCGTAGAGCTCCTCCACGAGGAGGCTTATCCGCGCCCAGTAGGCCCCCTCCTTCCCCCCAAACCCCAAGGCGAAGGGGTTTTCCCCCTGGTCGTGTACCCCAGGGGCCACCTCCCGCAGGAGGCGGTAGAAAAACCCCCGTAGGCCCAGGGGCTCGGGAGGCGCCTCGCCCTCCAGGAGAAGGACCACCGCCGCCAAGACCACGGGCCGATTCTACCGGGCCCCCGCCCTGTGCATCCGTCACACGCGCGGGGAAGCCCCCCGGATATACTCCTCACAGCATGCGCAACGCCCTTAGCGTGGCCCTGGCGGCCTTGGTCCACGATGTGGGCAAGCTCTACTCCCGGGCCCACTGGGGGGAGCATCCCGAAGGAATGCCCGACCGCACCCACACCGCCCACACCGCCCGCTTCGTCCTGCGCCATGCCCCTCTCTGGGAAAGGGCAGGGGTAGGGACCAGCTGGCTCGCCCAGACGGCGAGCCGCCACCACGAGGGCTGGCGGGACCGGCCCCTCTACCAGCCCAAGACCCCGGAGGAGTGGTGCGTGGCCCTGGCGGACACCTACGCCTCCCAGGAGCGGGAAGGGGAGGGGAGCGGCACCCCCTCGGAGGTGGCGCTAAAGCCCATCTTCTCCCGGCTCCGCCTGCAGGGGAAGGAAGGGGAAGAGGACCTCGGCCTAAGCCCCGTCCACGGCCAGGGGACCGGCCTCACCCCGGGAAGCCCTTACCCAAGCCGCACCCCCAACACGGGCAAGGACGTCTACCGCCGGCTGGTGGAGCGCCTGGAGGAGCGGCTCAAAGGGCTGGTGCAAGCCCCCGCCCTAAGCCCGGAAGGCCTCCTCCTGGGCCTGGCGGCGGCCCTCCAGGAAACCCTCTCCCTGGTCCCCGCCGACACGCAAAGCGAGCCCGACGTCTCCCTTTACGATCACCTCCGCCTCACCGCCGCCATCGCCCACGCCCTCTGGCTTTACCATGGGGGGAACCCCTCCGTGGAAGCCCTCCGGCAGGACGGGGAGAAGTTCCTGCTGGCGGTGGGGGACATGGGGGGGATCCAGGGCCACATCTACCGCATCGCCGGGGCGGAGACCGGGGTGGGGGGCATCGCCAAACGGCTTAGGGCGCGGAGCCTCGAGGTGAGCCTGGCGGGGGAGGCCATGGCCCTGGGCCTCCTCTTCAGGGTAGGTCTCACCCCCCTAAACCGCATCCTGGGGGCGGGGGGCAAGTTCTACCTCCTCCTCCCCAACACCCCTGAAGCCCAAAAGGCGCTGGCGGAGGCCCGGGGGGCCTGGGAAAAGTGGGCCTTGGAGAACGGGGCAAGCCTCCTCCCCTACCTGGCCTGGGTGCCCCTAAAGGGCGAGGACTTCCGCCGCTTCCCCGCCGCCCTCCAACGGGCCCACCGCGCCCTGGCGGAGGCCAAGCTCAGGCCCCTTTCCGCCCTCACTCCCACGGAAGCGGTAAGGGAAGCCCTTAGGCCTTGCGCCGCCTGCGGCCTAAGGCCCGCCCGGAAGGACGAGCCCGGAAGCCTCTGCTTGGGGTGCGAAAGGGAGCGGGAACTGGGCGGGCTCCTTCCGCGAAGCGACCGGGTGGGCTTCTTCCCCGATGGGGCACCGAAGCCCTTCCTCCCCTTCCCCCCCCTGAAGGCGGCCCTGGGCCAAGGGGGTTTTGGGGCCCCGCCGCACCACACCTACCGGGCCCGGGCGGACTTCGCCCCGGACGGCGCCCCCTTTGAGGTGAAGCCCCTTCTGGGCCACCTCCCCACGGTGGGCCACGCCCTCAGGGCCAAGGGGTGGAACCTGGAGGAGTACGGGAAATGGGCCAGGGAGGAAGGCCTTTGGGACGAAGAGGAAGGCCTCACCAAGGACCGCCCCCTCACCTTCTCCGAGCTCGCCCACCTCTCCCAAGGGGTTCCCTACCTGGGCGGCCTCCTCCTGGACGCCGACCGCATGGGGGAGGCCTTCGCCACGGGGTTTCGCAGGGAGGAAAAGGACCTCGCCACCCCAAGCCGCATCGCCGCCCTCTCCCGGGCCCTGGAGTGGTTCTTCAGCGTGGAGGTCCTGGAGCTCATCCAAAACCCCTCCCGGTACGGAGGCCTCCTCGGGTGGAACGACTTGGAGGCCCAACGCAAGGCCGAGCGCTACCCCCTCCTCTACAGCGTCTACTCGGGCGGGGACGACCTCTTCCTCCTGGGGCCTTGGGACGCCCTTTTGGACTTCGCCCTGGACCTGGAGAGGCTTTACCGCCTCTACACCCGCCACCCCGCCCTCACCCTCTCGGGGGCCTTCCTCCTCTTTCCCCCCAAGACCCCCGTGCCCCAGATGGCCCAGGCCCTGCAGGCGGCGGAGAAGCGGGCCAAAGGGGAGGGGCGGGGGAGGCTTTTCCTCTTCGGCCTGGCGGTGCCGTGGGAGGAATTCCCCGCCCTCCGCGCCTGGCAGGAGGGCCTACGGCGCTACCTCCAGGGGGAAAGGGTGAGCAAGGCCCAGGCCTACCGGTGGCTTTCCCTGTGGCAACGCTTCATGGCGGCGGACCTGGACGAGGGGGAGCGCATGGCCTACAAGCCCCTCCTGGCCTACGCCTTGAGGCGGGTACGGGAGAAGGACGAGGAAACCTGGAAGGGCTACTTAAAACTCCTGGACCATATGGACCCCGCCTGGCGCTACCTGCCGGTCTGGGTCCAGTGGGCGCTATACCTGGAAAGGAGGGCGTGAATGCCGGCGTTGGAGTTCTATCGGGATCGGGAAAAGGGCATCCTGGACCCCACCATCTTCGCGCGAGCGCAGGAGGTGGCCAAGGAACTGGTAGAGGAAGGAAAGGTAAAGTCTAGCCAGTTCCGCAACTACTTTGCCGAGCTCAGGGCCCTGGAAAACCGCTTCCAGAAGGAGCGGAAAGAAGAGGACGAAGCCCTGGCCTTCGCCCGTCTGGTGCCCCAGCTGGAGCTCTTGAAGGCCAAACTCGCCTACAACACCCGTTCCCAGGGGCCTCTAAGAGAAGCGCATCGTTTCGTTCGCTTCCTCAACGAGGCCCTTGACAGCGGCAAACGGACCCCGAAGGACTTTGAAGCCATGATGAAGTACGTGGAGGCCGTGCTGGCCTATTTCTACGCCTTTGGCAAGAAAGACTGAGAGCCCCCTTTTCGGATATTCACCTGCGTACTCACCTCACGCCACCGCCCGCAACACCCGGGTGATGGGCAGACCCGCCTGCCCAAGAAGCTGGGCCACCACGCTCCAGGCCATCACCCAAGCTTCCACTTGCAGGGCCACCGCCTTCAGCCCCCGTACCCTCCCCACCGCCCCCACCAGCCCCATCGGCCCCTTCAGCAGACCAAAGACCGTCTCCAGCTCCCACCGCCGCCCCAAAAGCCTCCGGTACGCACCTCTCCCCCGCCGCCGCAGGTTCAAAAGCCGCCCCCTCCCCTTTGGCCTTCCCCGTCTCCGGTTATGCCCCGTCACCAGAAGCATCCCTCGCCTCCTCGTCAACCGAAAGTTGGCTTCCCCCTCGTAGGCCGCGTCCGCCACCACCACGGGGGGCTTCTCCCCAGGAAACCTCTCCACCCCCCAGAGCATCCCCCGCCCCACCGGGGAGTCGTGCCATGAGGCCGGGGTCACCCGTAGGGCCAGCACCTCCCCCGTGTCCAGGTCCACGAGGAGGTGGAGCTTGTACCCATAAACCCAGCCCCCATCCGAGCCCACGCCCCAAGC from Thermus brockianus encodes:
- the cas10 gene encoding type III-A CRISPR-associated protein Cas10/Csm1 encodes the protein MRNALSVALAALVHDVGKLYSRAHWGEHPEGMPDRTHTAHTARFVLRHAPLWERAGVGTSWLAQTASRHHEGWRDRPLYQPKTPEEWCVALADTYASQEREGEGSGTPSEVALKPIFSRLRLQGKEGEEDLGLSPVHGQGTGLTPGSPYPSRTPNTGKDVYRRLVERLEERLKGLVQAPALSPEGLLLGLAAALQETLSLVPADTQSEPDVSLYDHLRLTAAIAHALWLYHGGNPSVEALRQDGEKFLLAVGDMGGIQGHIYRIAGAETGVGGIAKRLRARSLEVSLAGEAMALGLLFRVGLTPLNRILGAGGKFYLLLPNTPEAQKALAEARGAWEKWALENGASLLPYLAWVPLKGEDFRRFPAALQRAHRALAEAKLRPLSALTPTEAVREALRPCAACGLRPARKDEPGSLCLGCERERELGGLLPRSDRVGFFPDGAPKPFLPFPPLKAALGQGGFGAPPHHTYRARADFAPDGAPFEVKPLLGHLPTVGHALRAKGWNLEEYGKWAREEGLWDEEEGLTKDRPLTFSELAHLSQGVPYLGGLLLDADRMGEAFATGFRREEKDLATPSRIAALSRALEWFFSVEVLELIQNPSRYGGLLGWNDLEAQRKAERYPLLYSVYSGGDDLFLLGPWDALLDFALDLERLYRLYTRHPALTLSGAFLLFPPKTPVPQMAQALQAAEKRAKGEGRGRLFLFGLAVPWEEFPALRAWQEGLRRYLQGERVSKAQAYRWLSLWQRFMAADLDEGERMAYKPLLAYALRRVREKDEETWKGYLKLLDHMDPAWRYLPVWVQWALYLERRA
- a CDS encoding ParA family protein; amino-acid sequence: MKRERLVPLTEWARKEGISESLARKWIKEGRVEAMRLGHYWYIPEEVEGPERGTQVYTLFTHAGGAGKTSLARDLGFELASRGYRVLLIDADPQANLTAWLGVDPSGVQDEETLLRVIRQDLLPAPREVGRNLHLIPASVNLAVGELELDRKPLGALALRTALERVEGYDLVLVDSLPSLGSLAVMAALAGDGLLVPVETGAKGVQALRAVIGVAKEYREALRKVDPEAVAGRSHIIRTFIPTKYDARTAGDNRVLETIQELEEVAPVAPRIAYRPGPHRRATEEGVPIQLTGDKEAAEEIARLADFLLEQVFRFEEVVA
- a CDS encoding transposase gives rise to the protein MEEHQTPPSILPLPLEELVPLLQAWLQARLPEGERKPGRPRTFSDLSLFLFHLVRALLGFSSERMRRELARNPRLRKRLGLERVPSSATLSERSRKLPWPLLRGGKRVGRGRRVLAMDATLLPAQRSDGEAAWGVGSDGGWVYGYKLHLLVDLDTGEVLALRVTPASWHDSPVGRGMLWGVERFPGEKPPVVVADAAYEGEANFRLTRRRGMLLVTGHNRRRGRPKGRGRLLNLRRRGRGAYRRLLGRRWELETVFGLLKGPMGLVGAVGRVRGLKAVALQVEAWVMAWSVVAQLLGQAGLPITRVLRAVA
- a CDS encoding ParB/RepB/Spo0J family partition protein, whose amino-acid sequence is MSAIRAYLKGLVEEAKRPASSVALLGELVPRPQPRRRFEEASLQALVESIRAHGVLEPLLVRPLEGGKYEIVAGERRYRAAQMAGLTEVPVVVLEVDEKAASAIALMENLQREDLNPYEETVGILDLLALELGKSREEVVSLLHRMRDEARGKVPHNVMGNPEAQKVEEVFRLLGRMTWESFVQNRLPLLGLPEDLKEALEAGSIPYTAALELKKVKDDTLRRALLEEAKAGLSLRDLKAKVREALKREGAPRPWYREVVARLSRLDLEALPSERRRLVEGLLRELEALLP
- the csm2 gene encoding type III-A CRISPR-associated protein Csm2, with product MPALEFYRDREKGILDPTIFARAQEVAKELVEEGKVKSSQFRNYFAELRALENRFQKERKEEDEALAFARLVPQLELLKAKLAYNTRSQGPLREAHRFVRFLNEALDSGKRTPKDFEAMMKYVEAVLAYFYAFGKKD
- the cas6 gene encoding CRISPR system precrRNA processing endoribonuclease RAMP protein Cas6; translation: MVLAAVVLLLEGEAPPEPLGLRGFFYRLLREVAPGVHDQGENPFALGFGGKEGAYWARISLLVEELYARLSPLLFALEGQEVRLGSPFRLKAVLQEGHPWAGITTYPRLFQNPGGPDLPLRFHAPTFFRRKGVHYPVPEPRLVMESLLRRLEAFGPLKAPEGVREALLERTTVRWLEGRTLKAETEVDAAGFVGRVVYHLPRATEEERLWLWALGRFAFFAGVGAKTALGYGRAKVFPLGEGDG